Proteins from a genomic interval of Streptomyces sp. NBC_01445:
- a CDS encoding IS5 family transposase, producing the protein MSDAEWAAVRPLLPVPAWLQGRGGQPEGYCHRQMLDAVRYLVAGGISWRAMPVDFPDWGRVYAFFRRWREHGLIAEFHDRLRGRVREREGREAEPTAGIIDAQSVKAAASVPSVSRGWDGGKKVGGRKRHIVTDCLGLLLVVAVTAANVGDRDAAVGLLQRLRRLHRDICLVWADGGYTGGLVDWCRQKLALTLQVVKRTDDTTGFVVLPRRWVVERTFAWLMHSRRLARDYETLPASSEAMIRWSMVTRMGRRLARPWAAGRR; encoded by the coding sequence ATGTCGGACGCGGAGTGGGCGGCCGTCCGGCCGCTGTTGCCGGTGCCGGCCTGGCTCCAGGGCCGGGGCGGGCAGCCCGAGGGCTACTGTCATCGACAGATGCTGGACGCCGTCCGTTATCTGGTCGCGGGCGGGATCTCCTGGCGGGCGATGCCCGTGGACTTCCCTGATTGGGGCCGGGTTTACGCCTTCTTCCGCCGCTGGCGCGAGCACGGGCTGATCGCAGAGTTCCACGATCGGCTGCGCGGACGGGTGCGTGAGCGGGAGGGCCGTGAGGCGGAGCCGACGGCGGGGATCATCGATGCGCAGTCGGTGAAGGCCGCGGCCTCGGTGCCGTCCGTCTCGCGCGGCTGGGACGGCGGGAAGAAGGTGGGCGGCCGCAAGCGGCACATCGTGACCGACTGCCTCGGTCTGCTCCTGGTCGTCGCGGTGACCGCCGCGAACGTCGGGGACCGGGATGCCGCGGTGGGCCTGCTGCAGCGGCTGCGCCGCCTGCACCGTGACATCTGCCTGGTCTGGGCAGACGGCGGTTACACCGGCGGCCTGGTCGACTGGTGCCGGCAGAAACTCGCGCTCACCCTTCAGGTCGTCAAGCGCACCGACGACACCACGGGCTTCGTGGTGCTGCCGCGCAGGTGGGTGGTGGAGCGCACGTTCGCGTGGTTGATGCATTCGCGCCGGCTGGCCCGGGACTACGAGACGTTGCCGGCCAGCAGCGAGGCGATGATCCGGTGGTCGATGGTCACGCGGATGGGGCGGCGTCTGGCACGGCCATGGGCCGCCGGGCGGCGCTGA
- a CDS encoding TetR/AcrR family transcriptional regulator: MTSRDPDSAAPPKRSDAERNRGRIIAAARTVFGCHGLNASMASVARQAGVGIATLFRHFPGKEELVVAVFADRMEVYARATADALAAPDPWDGFTGYIQEVCAMQAADRGFADILTMSFSDAQELEALRAQAYQGFLELIGRAKDSGQLREDFTSRDLVLLLMANAGVLSATGDAAPDAWRRVVAWMIQSFQAPSRGPLPDPPQDAALYEAMRRASHGVSSRETGKRH, encoded by the coding sequence ATGACCTCCCGAGACCCCGACTCCGCAGCCCCGCCCAAGCGCAGCGACGCGGAGCGCAACCGGGGGCGGATCATCGCCGCCGCGCGCACGGTGTTCGGGTGCCACGGACTGAACGCGTCGATGGCCTCGGTCGCGCGGCAGGCCGGGGTGGGGATCGCCACCCTCTTCCGTCACTTTCCCGGCAAGGAGGAGCTCGTCGTCGCGGTCTTCGCGGACCGCATGGAGGTATACGCGCGGGCCACCGCCGACGCCCTGGCGGCCCCGGACCCCTGGGACGGCTTCACCGGCTACATCCAGGAGGTCTGCGCGATGCAGGCCGCCGACCGCGGCTTCGCCGACATCCTGACCATGAGCTTCTCCGACGCCCAGGAACTGGAAGCGCTCCGTGCCCAGGCGTACCAGGGCTTCCTCGAACTCATCGGCCGCGCCAAGGACAGCGGGCAGCTCCGCGAGGACTTCACCAGCCGGGATCTCGTCCTGCTGCTGATGGCCAACGCCGGCGTCCTCAGCGCCACCGGCGACGCCGCGCCGGACGCCTGGCGCCGCGTCGTGGCGTGGATGATCCAGTCCTTCCAGGCCCCATCCCGCGGACCGCTCCCGGACCCGCCGCAGGACGCCGCCCTGTACGAGGCGATGCGCCGCGCCAGCCATGGCGTCAGCTCCCGCGAGACCGGGAAGCGGCACTGA
- a CDS encoding SDR family NAD(P)-dependent oxidoreductase, translating into MPTIAIVGAGPQLGLAIARTFGTHGYEVALIARNRAKLENLAGELTTEGISAAAFPADVLDRDALTQALKDAAAHFGSIDVLEYSPVGGLGSTAMTAPSETDPGHVQHEMEFQLYGAIAATRVVLPAMREAGAGTLLFTTGAGSLDPVPMIGNVNAAAAALRNWAVNLHKELDGTGVQAAHVAIDVSIGAAVMPGHPVAQAEEISPVYWELHTTRRDQAELVFSS; encoded by the coding sequence ATGCCCACCATCGCCATCGTCGGCGCCGGCCCCCAGCTCGGTCTCGCCATTGCTCGCACGTTCGGCACGCACGGCTACGAGGTCGCGCTGATCGCCCGCAATCGCGCCAAGCTCGAGAACCTGGCCGGTGAACTGACCACCGAAGGCATCAGCGCCGCCGCCTTCCCCGCCGACGTACTCGACCGCGACGCACTCACCCAGGCGCTCAAGGACGCCGCCGCGCACTTCGGTTCCATCGACGTTCTGGAGTACTCGCCGGTGGGCGGCCTGGGCTCCACCGCGATGACCGCACCATCCGAGACCGACCCGGGACACGTTCAGCACGAGATGGAGTTCCAGCTGTACGGGGCCATCGCCGCAACCCGCGTCGTGCTGCCCGCGATGCGGGAGGCAGGCGCGGGCACCCTGCTGTTCACGACCGGGGCGGGATCGCTCGACCCCGTTCCTATGATCGGCAACGTCAACGCCGCCGCGGCGGCGCTGCGCAACTGGGCCGTCAACCTGCACAAGGAACTGGACGGCACCGGAGTCCAGGCCGCACACGTCGCCATCGACGTGTCGATCGGCGCCGCCGTCATGCCCGGCCACCCGGTCGCCCAGGCCGAGGAGATCTCCCCCGTCTACTGGGAGCTTCACACCACGCGCCGCGACCAGGCGGAACTGGTCTTCAGCAGCTGA
- a CDS encoding SDR family NAD(P)-dependent oxidoreductase — MALILVTGASSGLGRDTADALAGDGHDVVVHVRNTARLADAGDTARWKGVVTGDLSDPDEIRDVARQAGEFGRFDTVIHNAGVMRSPEAVTVNVVAPYLLTALMDKPDRLIYLSSSMHRTGSTDLRRLGEGTASYDDTKLWVTTLALAVAHRWQGTSSHAVDPGWVPTRMGGPGAPDDLAAGHRTQTWLATHPEATPPTGGYWYHQQTQTPHPAAQDEDFQGRLLHALENHTDAVL; from the coding sequence ATGGCACTGATCCTGGTGACCGGAGCCTCCAGCGGGCTCGGGCGCGACACGGCGGACGCGCTGGCCGGCGACGGGCATGACGTCGTCGTCCACGTCCGCAACACGGCCCGACTCGCCGACGCCGGAGACACCGCGCGCTGGAAGGGCGTCGTCACAGGGGATCTCTCCGACCCGGACGAGATCCGCGATGTCGCCCGGCAGGCAGGCGAGTTCGGCCGCTTCGATACCGTCATCCACAACGCCGGCGTCATGCGCTCCCCCGAAGCGGTCACCGTCAACGTGGTCGCGCCGTATCTGCTGACGGCCCTGATGGACAAGCCGGACCGGCTCATCTACCTCAGCAGCTCCATGCACCGCACTGGCTCCACCGACCTGCGCCGGCTGGGCGAGGGCACCGCCTCCTACGACGACACCAAGCTCTGGGTCACCACGCTCGCGCTCGCCGTCGCACACCGCTGGCAGGGCACGTCCAGCCACGCGGTGGACCCCGGCTGGGTCCCCACCCGCATGGGCGGTCCCGGCGCACCGGACGACCTGGCCGCCGGACACCGGACCCAGACCTGGCTCGCCACCCACCCCGAGGCAACCCCGCCCACCGGTGGCTACTGGTATCACCAGCAGACACAGACCCCGCACCCCGCGGCACAGGACGAGGACTTCCAGGGCCGGCTCCTGCACGCCCTGGAGAACCACACGGACGCGGTGTTGTGA